The Aureispira anguillae genome contains a region encoding:
- a CDS encoding MFS transporter, with protein sequence MKKNNPRLINAWSSYDWANSVYNLIVTTAIFPSYYESVTKAAFGGEMVSFFGINISSAVLFTYAISFSFLIIVVSSPILSGIADYTGSKKRFMQFFTYLGSLSCMGLYFFEGPNIEYGIACSVLASVGYAGSLVFYNGFLPEIATSDRMDSISAKGFTFGYIGSVILLSINLALIMNPTVLGFGDVGAATKFGFLLVGLWWMGFAQIAFYYLKDRPTDNKMSSKVLGRGLGELKKVWAQIKARTTMKRYLLSFFFYSMGVLTVMLLAPLFASKEVGVTTIEMILVVLILQILAIFGAYFFAWLSNKKGSRFTIGSILIIWVMICIICYFLTLKIGFYILAGVLGFGMGGVQSISRSTYSRLIPKSTKDTASYFSFFDITEKLAIVIGTFAFGFINQLTGSMRNSMLFMTLFFVVGFIILQQTNLEADMKKIAEEDFDNPWDDVLEDVLD encoded by the coding sequence ATGAAAAAGAACAACCCTAGACTTATCAATGCTTGGTCTTCTTACGATTGGGCAAATTCAGTTTATAATCTGATTGTAACCACAGCTATTTTTCCTTCCTATTATGAAAGTGTAACCAAAGCTGCTTTTGGAGGAGAAATGGTTTCTTTTTTTGGAATTAATATTTCTAGCGCTGTACTCTTTACCTATGCTATTTCTTTTTCCTTTTTAATTATTGTTGTTAGTTCTCCTATATTATCGGGAATTGCAGATTACACAGGAAGCAAAAAACGCTTTATGCAATTTTTTACCTATTTGGGATCGCTGTCCTGTATGGGGCTGTATTTTTTTGAGGGTCCCAATATAGAATATGGGATTGCTTGTTCTGTATTGGCAAGTGTTGGGTATGCTGGTTCTTTGGTTTTTTACAATGGATTTTTGCCCGAAATTGCCACCTCTGATCGCATGGATAGCATCAGTGCCAAGGGCTTTACATTTGGGTATATCGGCAGTGTTATTCTACTAAGTATTAACCTCGCTTTGATTATGAATCCAACTGTCCTTGGCTTTGGGGATGTTGGTGCTGCTACCAAATTTGGTTTTTTGTTGGTTGGGCTTTGGTGGATGGGTTTTGCCCAAATTGCTTTTTATTATCTAAAAGATCGCCCTACCGACAACAAAATGTCTTCCAAAGTATTGGGTCGAGGGCTTGGAGAATTAAAAAAGGTATGGGCACAAATCAAAGCAAGAACTACCATGAAACGTTATTTGCTGTCCTTTTTCTTTTATAGTATGGGCGTGCTAACGGTTATGTTATTGGCTCCTTTATTTGCTTCCAAAGAAGTAGGTGTAACAACAATTGAAATGATTTTGGTGGTTTTAATTTTGCAAATATTAGCCATTTTTGGTGCTTACTTTTTTGCTTGGTTGTCCAATAAAAAAGGCAGTCGTTTTACCATTGGTAGTATTCTTATCATTTGGGTAATGATCTGTATCATTTGCTATTTCCTAACCCTCAAAATCGGCTTTTATATTTTGGCAGGTGTTTTAGGTTTTGGAATGGGAGGAGTTCAATCCATTTCTAGATCTACTTATTCTAGGCTAATTCCCAAATCTACCAAAGATACGGCTTCTTATTTCAGTTTTTTTGACATTACCGAGAAATTAGCCATTGTAATTGGAACCTTTGCCTTTGGTTTTATCAATCAATTAACGGGATCCATGAGAAATAGCATGCTGTTTATGACGCTATTTTTTGTCGTTGGATTTATTATTCTACAACAAACTAATTTGGAAGCCGACATGAAAAAGATTGCCGAAGAAGATTTTGACAATCCTTGGGACGATGTACTAGAGGATGTGTTAGATTAA